In one Pleomorphomonas sp. T1.2MG-36 genomic region, the following are encoded:
- a CDS encoding helix-turn-helix transcriptional regulator: MNTPDDILADAVGLRTYSSANKIFEVIERRLLGHGASHVLISGLPMPGRPVEPLVLHIRWPDIRSERGQLITISKGDPVLERCRVAHRPCLIDGVSISGHSDLVAAAGPEASARIVAVPITSIPPYQAAVIGLGEALSLTELDLVAFDFLCNQAFRRLRALGYLMDSRPGDLSARERRVLELTALGMTAQDIAENLNISQRTVHAHLQNAGEKLDATNKTQAVVEALRYGQISLAS; this comes from the coding sequence ATGAATACGCCTGATGACATCCTCGCTGACGCAGTCGGTCTCCGCACATATTCGAGCGCGAACAAGATTTTCGAAGTCATCGAGCGCCGCCTTCTGGGGCATGGTGCCAGCCACGTGCTGATCTCCGGCCTGCCGATGCCTGGGCGACCCGTGGAGCCATTGGTGCTCCATATCCGCTGGCCGGACATTCGCTCCGAACGCGGGCAGCTCATCACGATCTCGAAGGGCGATCCCGTATTGGAGCGCTGCCGCGTCGCCCATCGGCCCTGCCTCATCGACGGCGTCAGCATCTCCGGGCATTCCGACCTGGTTGCCGCCGCCGGTCCCGAGGCGTCCGCTCGCATCGTGGCGGTACCGATTACCTCGATCCCGCCGTATCAGGCGGCGGTCATCGGTCTCGGCGAGGCTCTGTCGTTGACGGAACTCGATCTCGTTGCCTTCGACTTCCTCTGCAATCAGGCTTTCCGCCGCCTGAGGGCGCTCGGCTATCTGATGGACTCCCGTCCCGGCGACCTGTCGGCGCGCGAACGGCGGGTTCTGGAGCTGACGGCTCTCGGCATGACGGCCCAGGACATCGCGGAGAACCTCAACATCTCTCAGCGGACCGTGCATGCCCATCTCCAGAATGCCGGCGAGAAACTCGATGCCACCAACAAGACCCAGGCGGTCGTCGAGGCGTTGCGCTATGGGCAGATCTCGCTCGCCAGCTGA
- a CDS encoding LacI family DNA-binding transcriptional regulator — protein MKITLRTVAEAAGVSVATVDRVLNRRDGVRSVTIEKVESAIRQLGYAPSSLAGRVQPATSHFAFVLPRGHNPFFEALETAIQRLSDWLPYKGASFDIRHVDVFDGEVLAEALREIRQDDYAGIAVAALDHPAVREAINALKSDGVAVVTLVSDVPSSRRDRFIGIDNTAAGRTAGSLIGRFLPSQTGKVALVAGSLALRDHAERRFGFEQVIAQDFPEVHVIALREGRDDPTRVHKLVEDLLRQHTDLAGIYNAGAGNAGVISALEASGRARDIVYIAHELIEENREALVRGTIDAVINQDPGHEVRSAARVLLSLTSDWQIIDEQERIRIDIFLRDNLL, from the coding sequence ATGAAGATCACCCTGCGGACGGTCGCCGAGGCGGCTGGCGTGAGTGTGGCGACAGTCGATCGAGTCCTGAACAGGCGCGACGGCGTGCGTTCGGTGACCATCGAGAAGGTGGAAAGCGCCATCCGCCAGCTGGGGTACGCGCCTTCTAGCCTCGCCGGCCGCGTGCAGCCGGCCACCAGCCATTTCGCCTTCGTTCTGCCGCGCGGCCACAATCCGTTCTTCGAAGCGCTGGAGACGGCCATTCAACGCCTGAGCGACTGGCTGCCCTACAAGGGGGCCAGCTTCGACATTCGTCATGTCGACGTATTCGACGGCGAAGTCCTTGCCGAGGCGTTGAGGGAAATTCGGCAAGATGACTACGCGGGCATCGCCGTCGCAGCGCTTGACCACCCTGCCGTGCGCGAGGCGATCAACGCATTGAAGTCCGACGGGGTCGCGGTGGTGACACTGGTGTCGGACGTTCCAAGCTCCCGGCGCGATCGTTTCATCGGCATCGACAACACCGCCGCCGGCCGGACCGCCGGATCGCTGATCGGCCGCTTTCTGCCGAGCCAGACCGGCAAGGTGGCCTTGGTGGCCGGCTCGCTGGCGTTGCGCGACCACGCCGAGCGCCGCTTCGGCTTCGAACAGGTGATCGCCCAGGACTTTCCCGAGGTTCACGTCATCGCCCTGCGCGAAGGACGGGACGACCCGACCCGCGTTCACAAGCTGGTCGAGGATCTTCTGCGCCAGCACACCGACCTTGCGGGCATCTACAATGCCGGCGCCGGCAATGCCGGCGTCATCTCCGCGCTCGAAGCCAGCGGGCGGGCACGCGACATCGTCTACATCGCCCATGAGCTCATCGAGGAAAACCGCGAAGCGTTGGTGAGAGGGACCATCGACGCGGTGATCAACCAGGACCCCGGTCATGAAGTGCGGTCGGCTGCCCGCGTGCTTCTGTCGCTGACGTCGGACTGGCAGATCATCGACGAGCAGGAGCGCATCCGCATCGACATCTTCCTGCGCGACAATCTCCTGTAG
- a CDS encoding M20/M25/M40 family metallo-hydrolase produces the protein MSIHSVLSRVDTDFPKSLDRLFDFLRIPSISADPSYKDECARAAAWLVNELTALGFDASVRPTPKHPMVVGHYTKAGPDKPHVLFYAHYDVQPVDPLELWDSPPFEPVVKTLADGTERILARGAQDDKGQLMTFLEACRALIAETGALPVNVTFFSEGEEESGSPSMIPFLEANKDELSVDVALVCDTEMWDRKTPAVTTMLRGLVGEEISLRCASHDLHSGAFGGAALNPLHVLTKILGGLHDDQGRVTVPGFYDGVTDISPELRSNWDSLGFDAAAFLGGAGLTTPAGEVDRTVLEKIWSRPTCEINGLAGGYAGPGFKTVLPATAEAKVSFRLVAGQDPDKIRVAFRQYVTDRLPPDAKVEFREHGGSPAVHLALDGAAMGKARIALEAEWGKAPALVGSGGSIPVVGHFKSILGMDSLMIGFGLDDDRIHSPNEKYEVSSYHGGIRSWVRVLDALAS, from the coding sequence ATGTCCATTCATTCCGTTCTGTCCCGCGTCGATACCGACTTCCCCAAAAGCCTCGACCGTCTGTTCGACTTCCTGCGCATCCCCTCGATTTCCGCCGACCCGTCCTACAAGGACGAGTGCGCTCGCGCCGCGGCATGGCTGGTGAACGAGCTGACCGCACTCGGTTTCGATGCGTCGGTACGGCCCACGCCCAAGCATCCGATGGTGGTCGGCCATTACACCAAGGCCGGCCCAGACAAGCCCCACGTGCTGTTCTACGCGCATTACGACGTCCAGCCGGTCGATCCGCTGGAACTTTGGGATTCGCCGCCCTTCGAGCCGGTGGTGAAGACGCTCGCCGACGGCACCGAGCGCATCCTCGCCCGCGGCGCACAGGACGACAAAGGTCAGTTGATGACCTTCCTGGAAGCCTGCCGGGCCCTGATCGCCGAGACGGGTGCGCTGCCGGTCAACGTCACCTTCTTCTCGGAGGGCGAAGAGGAATCGGGGTCGCCCTCGATGATTCCCTTCCTTGAGGCCAACAAGGACGAGCTCTCCGTCGACGTGGCGCTCGTCTGCGACACAGAGATGTGGGATCGCAAGACGCCGGCCGTCACCACCATGCTGCGCGGCCTGGTCGGCGAGGAGATCTCGCTCCGGTGCGCCAGCCACGACCTCCACTCGGGCGCCTTCGGCGGCGCAGCCCTCAACCCGCTGCATGTGCTGACGAAAATACTCGGCGGCCTGCACGACGACCAGGGCCGCGTCACGGTTCCCGGCTTTTATGACGGCGTCACCGACATCTCGCCGGAGCTGCGTTCCAATTGGGACAGCCTCGGCTTCGACGCCGCCGCTTTCCTCGGCGGTGCCGGCTTGACGACGCCGGCCGGCGAGGTCGACCGCACCGTGCTCGAAAAGATCTGGTCGCGCCCAACCTGCGAGATCAACGGCCTTGCCGGCGGCTACGCCGGCCCCGGCTTCAAGACGGTGCTACCGGCCACGGCGGAAGCCAAGGTATCCTTCCGCCTCGTCGCCGGACAGGATCCGGACAAGATCCGCGTCGCCTTCCGCCAGTATGTGACGGATCGGCTGCCGCCCGACGCCAAGGTCGAGTTCCGCGAGCACGGCGGCAGCCCGGCGGTTCATCTGGCCCTCGATGGCGCCGCCATGGGCAAGGCGCGCATCGCGCTGGAGGCAGAGTGGGGCAAGGCGCCGGCGCTGGTCGGCTCCGGTGGCTCCATCCCGGTGGTCGGTCATTTCAAGTCGATTCTCGGCATGGACAGCCTGATGATCGGCTTCGGCCTCGACGATGACCGCATCCACTCTCCCAACGAGAAATATGAGGTGTCGAGCTACCACGGCGGCATTCGCTCGTGGGTTCGGGTCCTCGACGCCCTCGCCTCCTGA
- the xylB gene encoding xylulokinase — MTTYLGLDIGTSSVKAVLVGDGEKIIATASASLEVSRPHAGWSEQDGDSWIAATQSAIDQLKASHPKELSAVAGIGLSGQMHGATLLDKADKPLRPAILWNDVRSALECGELEARCPDLRAIAGNIAMPGFTAPKLAWVKKHEPELFAKTAKVLLPKDYVRLWLTGDYVSDMSDAAGTLWLDVGKRAWSKELLAATDLTLDHMPRLVEGTESSGDLRADLVSRWGLVKAPVVAGGGGDNAASAVGMGAVKPGAAFASLGTSGVLFVSNASFSPNTEGAVHAFCHAVPGTWHQMGVILSATDSLQWLSHLLETPAPELTKGLDPKPAKPSPVTFLPYLSGERTPHNDAAARGVFVGLSHTSGRAELTQAVLEGVAFAFRDCLRVLNDAGTDIDRAFAVGGGSRSEAWLQIMAAVLDRPLDITAEGDYGGGFGAARMGRIAATGDDPFETLTPPPVARTVEPDKTLVAAYADRYAKYRALYPAVRDALA; from the coding sequence ATGACCACCTATCTCGGCCTCGACATAGGCACATCGTCGGTGAAAGCCGTTCTCGTCGGCGATGGCGAGAAGATCATCGCCACCGCTTCGGCCTCGCTTGAAGTATCGCGGCCGCATGCCGGCTGGTCCGAGCAGGACGGCGACAGCTGGATTGCCGCGACGCAAAGCGCCATCGATCAGCTCAAGGCAAGCCATCCCAAGGAGCTTTCCGCCGTGGCCGGCATCGGCCTTTCCGGCCAGATGCACGGCGCGACCCTGCTCGACAAGGCCGACAAGCCGCTCCGGCCCGCCATCCTCTGGAACGACGTGCGTTCGGCCCTCGAGTGCGGCGAGCTCGAGGCCCGCTGCCCCGACCTGCGCGCCATCGCCGGCAACATCGCCATGCCCGGCTTCACCGCGCCGAAGCTCGCCTGGGTAAAGAAGCATGAGCCGGAGCTGTTCGCCAAGACGGCCAAGGTACTGCTGCCCAAGGACTATGTCCGGCTCTGGCTGACCGGCGATTATGTGTCCGACATGTCGGATGCCGCCGGAACGCTGTGGCTCGACGTCGGCAAGCGCGCCTGGTCGAAGGAGCTTCTCGCCGCCACAGACCTCACGCTCGACCACATGCCGCGCCTCGTAGAAGGCACGGAGTCCTCGGGCGATCTGCGCGCCGACCTGGTGTCGCGCTGGGGCCTCGTCAAGGCGCCGGTGGTGGCCGGCGGCGGTGGCGACAACGCGGCGAGCGCCGTCGGCATGGGCGCCGTCAAACCCGGCGCCGCCTTCGCCTCGCTCGGCACGTCGGGCGTGCTGTTCGTCTCCAACGCCTCCTTCTCGCCCAACACCGAGGGGGCCGTGCACGCCTTCTGCCACGCCGTTCCCGGCACCTGGCATCAGATGGGCGTGATCCTGTCGGCCACCGACAGCCTGCAGTGGCTGTCGCATCTTCTGGAAACGCCGGCACCGGAGCTGACCAAGGGCCTCGACCCGAAGCCAGCCAAGCCGTCGCCCGTCACCTTCCTGCCCTACCTTTCCGGCGAGCGCACGCCGCACAATGACGCCGCCGCCCGTGGCGTGTTCGTCGGCCTCAGCCACACCTCCGGCCGCGCCGAGCTGACGCAGGCGGTGCTGGAAGGCGTCGCCTTCGCCTTCCGCGACTGCCTGCGCGTGCTCAACGACGCCGGCACCGACATCGATCGCGCCTTCGCGGTCGGAGGCGGTTCGCGGTCGGAAGCCTGGTTGCAGATCATGGCGGCGGTGCTCGACCGTCCGCTCGACATCACTGCCGAAGGCGACTACGGCGGTGGCTTCGGCGCCGCCCGCATGGGCCGCATCGCCGCCACTGGCGACGATCCGTTCGAGACGCTGACCCCGCCGCCGGTTGCCCGCACCGTCGAGCCGGACAAGACGCTCGTTGCCGCCTATGCCGACCGCTACGCCAAGTATCGCGCGCTCTACCCGGCCGTCCGGGACGCGCTCGCCTGA